In the Dolichospermum flos-aquae CCAP 1403/13F genome, TCGCCCAGGTGCGTAGCTGTAAAGCAACCTCGAAACACCACTTTGTCATTTTCTTCAATTAGATCATCAATAATTACTTTAATATCTGGAAAGCTTTTATGAGTCAGCTTCAAAATCTCAATCGCATCCTCTACGCTTCGCACTTGAGGTAGCCCATGATCTATATAATTTGGAACAATATACTTGTATGCAGCTTCGTAATCTTGAGTGTTATAGATTTCAAAAAAGCGTTTCACAACTTCTTTATTAGTCAGATTATTCATAAAACTCTGTTTTAATATTAACAGGAAAATCTTACATGAATAGTGCTACATTGTCAACTTTTTTGAGTGCATTCCAGATCCAGGGGATTATGGGAAAAACCGTGATATTCTTGCACCAAATATAGTGGACGTTGCTTGGCTTCTTCATAAACTCGTCCTAAATATTCTCCAATTATCCCTAATCCTATCAACTGTATGCCACCGAGAAAGAGGACAACGACCATTAAGGAATTATAGCCTGGTACTGTAATTCCTTTAATCATGGTTAAAATAATCAAAAAGGCGGCATACAAGAATGCCAAAAATGAGAGAACGAACCCCAAATAAGTCCAAATTTTTAGGGGAATAAGGCTAAAAGAGGTAATTCCATCAAGGGCAAAATTCCAAAGTTTCCAATAATTCCACTTGCTCTCTCCTTGATAACGGGGTTGGCGATCATAGAGGATTGAATATTGTTTGAAACCCACCCAAGCAAATAAACCTTTCATGAAACGAGTTCGTTCAGGAATCTTTTTGAGTGCTTCTACAACTCGTCGATCTAATAATCTAAAATCACCCACATTTGCAGGAATATCCACAGGACTTACCTTGGCTATAGTCCAATAAAATCCTTTAGCTGTTAAGCGTTTGACCCAACTATCATCTAACCGTAAACGACGTTGAGCATAAACTACATCATAACCCTCGCGCCACTTATCAATCAGTTGCTCAATTAGTTCTGGAGGGTCTTGAAGATCCGCATCTATTGGAATAACGGCTTTTCCCTGTGAGTGATTAATTCCTGCTGTTAACGCAATTTCCTTGCCAAAATTACGGGAGAAACTCACTATTTTAATAGCTGGATTTTGATAGTGGTGATTGATCAAAGACTTGACAGTATTGTCCCTACTGCCATCATCTATACAAATAATCTCATAAGTAATGTTTAGCTTATTCAAAACTGAAGAAAGACGCTCAAATAAGTGATCAATATTAGGCTCTTCATTGTGAAGAGGTACTACTATAGACAACTCTACACAATCTAAATTTGATTCCATTGGAGGTCTAAACTGATCACAGGCTTGATCGGGTGATATGGTTATGTTATCTCCTATTAATTGCTCATCAATAGTTAGCACCATTTTGTGTGTCCCTGGAGGAATATTAGCGGGAACTGAAATTGTTACTTTATTGTCTGTTGTTACAGTAGCAGTGGCTTCAATTGTTATCATTGTAATTATTAAAAAAGGCGTAATATTTGCTAGATTTTTTAAAAAAAATATTTAACCAAATATTCTAGTCCTATCCTAGAAGCATAGGCGATAGCTTTTTTTGTATTTTCCCCAGGTAACAATCCTTCGTTTAGTAACTTCTCAGCATCAGACTTATTGTTTAAACGTACAAGCCGCGAGTGTTCACTCAATCTTTGCGATTCAAAATGGTCTTCGTCAACAGAGGTTTGAACTATAAAAACTAAGTCGTTTTCACTTGTAAAAGGATTTCCAGCAATCCCAACAAATTGAGTATTAGAATTATTCAGTTCCATACAAATACCGACTTCTTCGGCTAACTCTTGTTGAGCATCAGTATAAAAGTTAATATTTGCAGGAATTTCATTAAATGTCGCCAGACCAGCTACAAAATTGAGTAATCCAGGACAATCAACATTTGAAGATCGTTCTCCAATGTAAATACCACCTTGTCTAGAGATAGGAATTACAGTAACACCCATTGTTCTAGAAAAATATACAAAGGGATCTTTATATTTTTCTAACCCTTTGATCATCAATTCTAATGACTCAATTTTAGTTCTTTCTATGTCTTGACGATATCTAGGATAAGTTGTCGGTCCAACTTCTAAATATAAAACTTCATTTTTGCAAAACCAATTTCCCCTTACACCTGCTCCAGACCATCTAGCTTTTCTATCATCATATTTACTTTGTGTGCCGTCAGAAATTTCTCCTGATATAATTTGCGGTCGAATAATGTTATCTATGTACTCATGAAATTTGGTATTCACAGGCTCTCCGGTAATATTTTGAGCAGCCTGTCCGGGAATAGTCCGAATTTCTGTGATGCCTGCAACTTCCTGGTGCTGAAGCAATGTTATATAATCTTTTCCTGTGGCCAAAGCTTCAGCTAAAACTTCACTATCTGGCAAAGTTACCAGATTGGTAACAAGTTTTTCTAGGCATTGAGTAAATTCAAAATTGCTCATTACCCTAAATAAAACTCACGGATTTTCTCAATAACATAAGCTTGATGTTCTGGCTTTAATCCATAAGCTGATGGTAATGAAATTCCTTGTTCATAAGCCTTCTCACTGATAGGATATTCAAGATTGGGGTCAACTAAATCTTTGTAGCAAGGCTGCATATGAAGAGGACAGAAAAAGCGCCTTGTTTGAATATCGTTACTCAACAAGAAGGTTTCTAATTCGGCTCGATTTTGGGCATAATATGAAGTAAACCAATATACAGGTTCACAGCGTTCATCTATTGGTAGTATTTGTAGTTGAGAGATATCTCCTAATCCTTGATTGTAAATGTCACAGATTTCCTGCTTACGGCGAATAATTTCTGGCAGTTTCTTGAGTTGTGCCACACCAATTGCTGATTGTAGTTCGGTAATAGAAAAGTTAAAACCTATATGTTCGTGTACAAATGTGCCTCTGCGATCGCGTCCGTGATTTTTTAACCGCCGACAAGCTTGGGCAATGGTGTCGCTTTGAGTGAGTATTATTCCTCCCTCACCACAAGTAATGGTTT is a window encoding:
- a CDS encoding ester cyclase, with product MNNLTNKEVVKRFFEIYNTQDYEAAYKYIVPNYIDHGLPQVRSVEDAIEILKLTHKSFPDIKVIIDDLIEENDKVVFRGCFTATHLGEFLGIPSSGAKIKFEALEIFKVENQKITESWGYWPLLEIVNQIQVSQKL
- a CDS encoding glycosyltransferase family 2 protein; its protein translation is MITIEATATVTTDNKVTISVPANIPPGTHKMVLTIDEQLIGDNITISPDQACDQFRPPMESNLDCVELSIVVPLHNEEPNIDHLFERLSSVLNKLNITYEIICIDDGSRDNTVKSLINHHYQNPAIKIVSFSRNFGKEIALTAGINHSQGKAVIPIDADLQDPPELIEQLIDKWREGYDVVYAQRRLRLDDSWVKRLTAKGFYWTIAKVSPVDIPANVGDFRLLDRRVVEALKKIPERTRFMKGLFAWVGFKQYSILYDRQPRYQGESKWNYWKLWNFALDGITSFSLIPLKIWTYLGFVLSFLAFLYAAFLIILTMIKGITVPGYNSLMVVVLFLGGIQLIGLGIIGEYLGRVYEEAKQRPLYLVQEYHGFSHNPLDLECTQKS
- a CDS encoding DegT/DnrJ/EryC1/StrS family aminotransferase, encoding MISQIEPWIDEKEFDEVKRVIDSTYLTESKITAEFEAGIQQLTQSKHSIATSNGTTALYCGLKALDIGYGDEVIVPNLTFVASSNAVIMAGAKPVFCEVKKDTLCIDVEAAAALVTERTKAIMPVHLYGQSADMVAVKEFALEYNLKIIEDAAQGIGVKFKGEHVGLQSDVSAISFYGNKTITCGEGGIILTQSDTIAQACRRLKNHGRDRRGTFVHEHIGFNFSITELQSAIGVAQLKKLPEIIRRKQEICDIYNQGLGDISQLQILPIDERCEPVYWFTSYYAQNRAELETFLLSNDIQTRRFFCPLHMQPCYKDLVDPNLEYPISEKAYEQGISLPSAYGLKPEHQAYVIEKIREFYLG